In the Candidatus Eisenbacteria bacterium genome, CACGCGACCTCCCTCTCGTAGATCCGGTACACCCCCGAGCGCGTCCCGCCCATCACGATCGCCAGCCGGTTCACCGGCTCGTTGTCCTCGAGCGTCCACCCGATCTCGCACGATCGGTATCCCTTCCGCCACACGACGCGACACAATTCATCCACGAGCAGCGGCGCGATCCCCGTGCGCCTCCATTCCGCCCGGATGCCGAGCGCCATGAACCGGAACTCGCGGATCCGCGGCATGGTCCAGAGGATCTGGAAGAGCCCGAACGGGAACAACCGGCCGCCCGCCTTCCGGAGCGCGATGTTGAGATCCGGCATGAGGAGACCGAAGGCCACGGGCACCCCGTCCACCTCCGCGAAGCGGACCAGATCCGGCACGATCGCGGGCTTGAGCTGCGCGGCCATGTGATCGATCTCGCGTTCGGTCATCGGCACGAAGCCCCAGTTCTTCTCCCACGCGTTGTTGTAGAGCTCCTTCACCCGTTCCAGCTCCTCCCGGAACCGTCGCATGTCGATCGCGCGCGTCCGGACGTTCTCCTTCCGCCGCGTCATCGCCGCGATGCGCGCGTACGCCGGAGGCGGCTCGCTCGGAATCGGGGCGCGGAACGAGTAGAGATCCTTCGCCTTCTGAAACCCCGCCGCCTCGATCCACTCCGCGTACTCGGGAGGGTTGTACGGCATCATCAACGCGGGACGGTGGTCGAATCCCTCGATCAGGAGCCCGCACTCGTCGTTGGTCGTGAAGCTCAACGGACCGCGCAGCACGTCGGCGTCCTTCTCCCGCGCCCACGACCGGGCGGACGCCAGGAGCGCCGCCGCGGCAGGCGCCGACTCGGCCTCGAAGAAACCGAACGCCGCCTGACGCTCCCCGTGGAGCGAGTCGTAGTTGCGGTCCACGGACGCGGCGATCCTCCCCGTCACGCGGCCGCCCTCCTCGGCGAGAAACAGCGCCGCCTCGGCGTGCTCGAAGAACGGGTTCTTGCCCGGAGTGAGACGGGCGCGCTCGTCCGACCGGAGCGGCGGGACCCAGTAGGGGTCCTTTCGGTCGCGATAGAAGCGGTAGGGAAACTCGATGAAGCGGCCGAGCTGGCGGGGTGAGTCGACCGGCTGGATCGTCACCGTGGAGCCCCGTCCTGCGCTCGAGCGCGAGACGGCGCTAGTTCTCCTTCGAGACCAGCTCCAGCCCGACTTCCGCGTGCACCTCGCCGACGACCTTGAGAATGGTCTGGAGCTGCTCGTCCTTGTGGGAGGCCATGTAGGACGTGCGCAGGAGGTCGCGCCCCGGCGCCACGGCAGGAACCAGGATCGCGTTCACGAACACGCCGCGATCCAGGATCTTTCGCCACACCTGCATCGTCTTCATGCGGTCGCCGATGAAGATGGGCACGATCGGCGTCTCGCCGCCGTTTCCGACCTCGAGCCCGCGCGCCCGGAACCCCTCACGCATGGTGATCGAGATCTGGCGAAGCCGCTCCCGCAGCCCGGCGCCCTCCTCGCTCTCGATGATGTCGAGCGCGGCGAGCGCGGCGGCCACGCTGGCGGGGGTCATGCTCGCGCTGAAGATGAGCGCGCGAGCGTGGTGGCGGAGATAGTCCATGACGTCCCGCGGACCGGCGATGAACCCGCCGAGGGACGCAAAGGACTTGCTGAAGGTCCCCATGACGAGGTCGACCTGGTCCTCCACGGACTGCGCCTCACAGGCACCCGCCCCGCGGGCGCCGAGCACGCCGATCCCGTGCGCGTCGTCGACCAGCACGCGAGCCTTGTGCTCTCTCGCCAGACGCACGATGTCCGGAAGCGGAGCGAGGTCGCCTTCCATGCTGTAGAGCCCGTCGACGATCACGAGCTTTCCCGCCCTCGCCGGCAGCGACGAGAGGATCCGCTCGAGGTCGCGAATGTCGTTGTGCCGGAAACGCTTCACGTCCCCGTAGGAGAGCCGCGCGCC is a window encoding:
- a CDS encoding N-acetyltransferase, whose amino-acid sequence is MTIQPVDSPRQLGRFIEFPYRFYRDRKDPYWVPPLRSDERARLTPGKNPFFEHAEAALFLAEEGGRVTGRIAASVDRNYDSLHGERQAAFGFFEAESAPAAAALLASARSWAREKDADVLRGPLSFTTNDECGLLIEGFDHRPALMMPYNPPEYAEWIEAAGFQKAKDLYSFRAPIPSEPPPAYARIAAMTRRKENVRTRAIDMRRFREELERVKELYNNAWEKNWGFVPMTEREIDHMAAQLKPAIVPDLVRFAEVDGVPVAFGLLMPDLNIALRKAGGRLFPFGLFQILWTMPRIREFRFMALGIRAEWRRTGIAPLLVDELCRVVWRKGYRSCEIGWTLEDNEPVNRLAIVMGGTRSGVYRIYEREVA
- a CDS encoding aminotransferase class I/II-fold pyridoxal phosphate-dependent enzyme, with protein sequence MDLFDKCRNFKEHRLAERAGIYPYFLPISENHGTEVTIAGKRLIMAGSNNYLGLTKHPKVMAAAEDALRRFGTSNNGSRFLNGTLELHVELERRLAKFMGKEAAIVFSTGYLTNLGSISALADKGDVVILDKDAHACIVDGARLSYGDVKRFRHNDIRDLERILSSLPARAGKLVIVDGLYSMEGDLAPLPDIVRLAREHKARVLVDDAHGIGVLGARGAGACEAQSVEDQVDLVMGTFSKSFASLGGFIAGPRDVMDYLRHHARALIFSASMTPASVAAALAALDIIESEEGAGLRERLRQISITMREGFRARGLEVGNGGETPIVPIFIGDRMKTMQVWRKILDRGVFVNAILVPAVAPGRDLLRTSYMASHKDEQLQTILKVVGEVHAEVGLELVSKEN